The following are encoded together in the Acidobacteriota bacterium genome:
- a CDS encoding alpha/beta fold hydrolase, protein MTTTSAGPAARSATPVLDATAGVAESVRREMERTFRRSVKGLEYISTGDPGVGLTPKDTVHSRGTLRLYHYRARVDEVYRTPLLLVMSLISKPYILDLAPGHSLIEFLLDRGFDVYMIDWGTPRPEDSRLRLEDYVLDFIPECVEVVHERSGEPDVSIVAYCMGGLLGALYAALHSDVASGGRLRNLACFTTPVNYDGMGLFRTWTDPAHFDVDRIVDRLGNVPPQMLYASFNALRPASQVAGRVRLWDNMWNDEFVTSYRRLQRWAADQIPFPGECFRQTTKELQQQNLLMKGEFRLGGRLVDLSNIKVPFIHVVAEHDHIVPYEAARDLVGMVGSEDKQELMLKGGHVSLVAGGNAVRRLWPRLEEWLAERSV, encoded by the coding sequence ATGACGACGACGTCCGCCGGCCCTGCGGCCCGCAGCGCAACGCCCGTACTGGACGCGACCGCCGGGGTCGCGGAGAGTGTGCGGCGCGAAATGGAGCGCACATTCCGGCGGAGCGTCAAGGGCCTCGAGTACATCTCGACCGGCGACCCGGGGGTAGGCCTGACGCCGAAGGACACGGTCCACAGCCGGGGCACGCTCCGCCTGTACCACTACCGGGCGCGGGTGGACGAGGTGTACCGGACGCCGCTCCTGCTGGTCATGTCCCTGATCAGCAAGCCCTACATCCTCGACCTGGCGCCGGGCCACAGCCTGATCGAGTTTCTGCTCGACCGCGGCTTCGACGTCTACATGATCGACTGGGGCACGCCCCGGCCGGAGGACAGCCGCCTGCGGCTCGAGGACTACGTGCTCGACTTCATTCCCGAGTGCGTGGAGGTCGTCCACGAGCGGAGCGGCGAACCCGACGTGTCGATCGTCGCCTACTGCATGGGCGGGCTCCTGGGCGCGCTCTACGCGGCGCTTCATTCCGACGTGGCGTCCGGCGGGCGGCTGCGCAATCTGGCCTGCTTCACGACGCCGGTCAACTACGACGGAATGGGACTGTTCAGGACCTGGACGGACCCGGCCCACTTCGATGTCGACCGGATCGTCGACCGGCTGGGCAACGTCCCGCCGCAGATGCTCTACGCTTCCTTCAACGCCCTGCGGCCGGCGTCACAGGTCGCGGGCCGGGTGCGTCTCTGGGACAACATGTGGAACGACGAGTTCGTGACCTCGTACCGCCGACTCCAGCGCTGGGCCGCCGACCAGATCCCGTTCCCGGGTGAGTGCTTCCGTCAGACGACGAAAGAGCTCCAGCAGCAGAACCTGCTGATGAAGGGCGAGTTCCGGCTCGGCGGCAGGCTCGTTGACCTGTCGAACATCAAGGTCCCCTTCATCCACGTCGTCGCGGAGCACGACCACATCGTGCCGTACGAGGCGGCCCGAGACCTGGTCGGAATGGTCGGCTCCGAGGACAAGCAGGAGCTCATGCTGAAGGGCGGCCACGTCAGCCTCGTCGCCGGGGGGAACGCGGTGCGCCGCCTGTGGCCGCGCCTCGAGGAGTGGCTGGCCGAGCGTTCGGTCTGA
- a CDS encoding GNAT family N-acetyltransferase: MADEKNRVEENRPLSMAPVDRVARRLNARELTVRPMDADDRTAVLAFADGLPDHDLLFLRRDIREADVVDQWIGEIESGQMTTLLALADAELIGYASIDRSQLQWSSHVAEIRVVISESARAMGLGRLLVEQAFQAAVAAGIEKVVARMTADQKGAVAAFEGLGFRPEGLMRNHVRDLSGEKHDLLVMGLDIVALHGTLEGYGLDEAVAATVD, translated from the coding sequence ATGGCAGACGAGAAGAACCGCGTCGAAGAGAACCGCCCGCTGTCGATGGCGCCCGTCGACCGTGTCGCCCGGCGGCTGAACGCCCGTGAGCTGACGGTACGGCCGATGGACGCGGACGATCGCACAGCCGTCCTCGCCTTCGCCGACGGTCTTCCGGACCACGATCTCCTGTTCCTGCGCCGCGACATCCGCGAGGCCGACGTGGTCGACCAGTGGATCGGCGAGATCGAGTCGGGCCAGATGACAACGTTGCTCGCCCTGGCGGACGCCGAGCTGATCGGCTACGCCTCGATCGACCGCAGCCAGTTGCAGTGGTCCTCCCACGTCGCCGAGATTCGGGTCGTGATCTCCGAGTCGGCGCGCGCCATGGGCCTCGGCCGGCTGCTCGTCGAGCAGGCGTTCCAGGCGGCTGTCGCGGCCGGCATCGAGAAGGTCGTGGCGCGGATGACGGCGGACCAGAAGGGCGCCGTCGCTGCCTTCGAGGGACTCGGCTTTCGCCCCGAGGGGCTGATGCGGAATCACGTCCGCGACCTGTCCGGCGAGAAGCACGACCTGCTCGTCATGGGGCTCGACATCGTCGCTCTGCACGGGACGCTGGAAGGCTACGGTCTCGACGAGGCAGTGGCCGCCACCGTCGATTAG
- a CDS encoding long-chain fatty acid--CoA ligase, protein MRDNVGLILTKRASLSPDMEGFVDVETERRFTFAEWNLRSNRTANALRELGVGKGDRVALLLMNSVEYMETFFAIAKIGAVCVPLNWRLTPEELSFIIRDAGAETLIFGDEFQAQVLDLIARGGGENGTDVTKWVHVGPDEQRPDGCVSYLDATSAASDAEPEIGALDDDLLYIMYTSGTTGLPKGAVHTHASALWAGLTIMASADTRYGDRYLVSLPLFHVGALTPATGNVHRGSTSVVLRAFDPVRTWQLIDEEKIDVMLKVPAMLNFMLQVYDPERCRHERLRWCMSGAAPVPVNLIEAYDKLGIEIHQVYGLTETCGPACLISPEDAIRKAGSTGKAFFHTSVRVVDGDGNDCAPGDAGEVLVAGRHLMKEYWNRPDATAESLVDGWFYTGDGAVMDEDGFVYIQDRLKDMIISGGENVYPAELEEVIGRHPKVLEVGVIGRESEKWGESPVAIVVRSDENLEGEEILEFCQDKLARFKQPVAVHFIDQLPRNPSGKILKRLLREQFN, encoded by the coding sequence ATGCGAGACAACGTCGGACTCATCCTGACCAAGCGCGCCTCCCTGTCGCCGGATATGGAGGGTTTCGTCGACGTCGAAACGGAGCGCCGTTTCACGTTCGCCGAGTGGAACCTGCGCTCGAACCGGACCGCCAACGCGCTCCGCGAACTCGGTGTCGGCAAAGGCGACCGCGTGGCGCTGTTGCTGATGAACAGCGTGGAGTACATGGAGACGTTCTTCGCGATCGCCAAGATCGGCGCCGTTTGCGTGCCGCTGAACTGGCGGCTGACGCCCGAGGAACTGTCCTTCATCATCCGCGACGCCGGCGCCGAGACGCTCATCTTCGGCGACGAGTTCCAGGCCCAGGTGCTGGACCTGATCGCGCGCGGCGGCGGCGAGAACGGCACGGACGTCACGAAGTGGGTCCACGTCGGTCCGGACGAGCAGCGGCCCGACGGCTGTGTCTCGTACCTGGACGCCACGTCGGCGGCGAGCGATGCCGAGCCCGAGATCGGGGCCCTGGACGACGACCTGCTCTACATCATGTACACCTCGGGAACGACCGGCCTGCCCAAAGGCGCCGTTCACACCCACGCGTCGGCGCTGTGGGCGGGCCTGACGATCATGGCCAGCGCCGACACCCGCTACGGCGACCGCTACCTCGTCTCGTTGCCCCTGTTCCACGTTGGCGCCCTGACCCCGGCCACCGGCAACGTCCACCGCGGCAGCACCAGCGTCGTGCTGCGCGCCTTCGACCCGGTGCGCACCTGGCAGTTGATCGACGAAGAGAAGATCGACGTGATGCTGAAGGTGCCTGCGATGCTCAACTTCATGCTCCAGGTCTACGATCCCGAGCGCTGCAGGCACGAGCGGCTCCGCTGGTGCATGAGCGGCGCGGCGCCGGTGCCGGTCAACCTGATCGAGGCCTACGACAAGCTGGGCATCGAGATCCACCAGGTCTACGGCCTGACCGAGACCTGCGGTCCGGCCTGCCTCATCTCGCCCGAGGACGCCATCCGCAAGGCCGGCTCGACCGGCAAGGCCTTCTTCCACACCTCCGTGCGCGTCGTCGATGGCGACGGCAACGACTGCGCTCCCGGCGATGCGGGAGAGGTCCTGGTCGCCGGCCGCCACCTGATGAAGGAGTACTGGAACCGCCCGGACGCCACCGCCGAGAGTCTCGTGGACGGCTGGTTCTACACCGGCGACGGCGCGGTGATGGACGAGGACGGTTTCGTCTACATCCAGGACCGGCTGAAGGACATGATCATCTCCGGCGGCGAGAACGTCTATCCCGCTGAGCTCGAAGAGGTCATCGGCCGCCACCCCAAGGTGCTCGAAGTCGGCGTCATCGGCCGCGAGAGCGAGAAGTGGGGCGAGTCCCCGGTCGCCATCGTCGTCCGCTCCGACGAGAACCTCGAAGGCGAAGAGATCCTCGAGTTCTGCCAGGACAAGCTGGCCCGCTTCAAGCAACCGGTCGCCGTCCACTTCATCGACCAGTTGCCGCGCAACCCGTCGGGGAAGATCCTGAAGCGCCTGCTGCGCGAACAGTTCAACTGA
- a CDS encoding BCCT family transporter: MSRRRQLRVGQDNITPFGLDIHHPVFVVSGAVIVLFVLGTLVFQNQAARFFRWLLPAIIGAFDWFFLSAGNVFVFFALLLVFLPVGRVRLGGPDARPEFSYPGWFGMLFAAGMGIGLMYFGVSEPLSHFGAALDGPVMDGDGLRSDAAPLGGAAGDALAARDLAMAATIYHWGLHPWAIYAVVALALAFFAYNHGLPLTLRSAFYPILGDRVRGWWGHLIDVLAVFATLFGLATSLGLGTTQALAGFNLLYGWGTGGLAAVVLIGVITLLAVVSVVRGLDRGIKVLSGFNMTLALALLLAVIVIGPTGEILVTAARGALAYGANLVPLAVPFGREDTGFSHDWTTFYWAWWVSWSPFVGMFIARVSRGRTVREFVVCVILIPTLLSIVWMAAFGGTAISQTIADGTAPVASAAQEVMLFRMVEQFPLSAVLSLAGIVLVLVFFVTSSDSGSLVVDTITAGGKEDVPTSQRVFWATLEGVVAAVLLLVGGTGALDALRAMTVSTGLPFTLVLLAMCYSIWVGLWAAVRERSGV; this comes from the coding sequence CTGAGTCGGCGCCGCCAGCTCCGCGTCGGGCAGGACAACATCACCCCGTTCGGGCTCGACATTCACCACCCGGTGTTCGTCGTCTCGGGTGCCGTGATCGTCCTGTTCGTTCTCGGCACGCTGGTCTTCCAGAACCAGGCCGCGCGGTTCTTCAGGTGGCTGCTCCCGGCGATCATCGGCGCCTTCGACTGGTTCTTCCTGTCGGCCGGCAACGTCTTCGTGTTCTTCGCCCTGCTGCTCGTGTTCCTGCCGGTCGGCAGGGTGCGGCTGGGTGGCCCGGACGCCAGGCCAGAGTTCTCGTACCCGGGCTGGTTCGGGATGCTGTTCGCCGCCGGCATGGGGATCGGCCTGATGTACTTCGGCGTTTCGGAACCGCTGTCCCACTTCGGCGCCGCCCTGGACGGGCCGGTGATGGACGGCGACGGCCTGCGCAGCGACGCCGCGCCGCTGGGAGGCGCCGCCGGTGACGCGCTGGCCGCGCGCGACCTCGCGATGGCGGCGACGATCTACCACTGGGGCCTGCATCCGTGGGCGATCTACGCCGTGGTCGCCCTGGCGCTGGCGTTCTTCGCCTACAACCACGGCCTGCCCCTGACCCTGCGCTCGGCGTTCTATCCGATTCTGGGCGACCGCGTGCGCGGCTGGTGGGGACATCTGATCGACGTCCTGGCTGTGTTTGCCACCCTGTTCGGCCTGGCGACGTCGCTTGGGCTGGGGACCACCCAGGCCCTGGCGGGGTTCAACCTGCTCTACGGCTGGGGTACGGGCGGTCTGGCCGCCGTGGTGCTGATCGGCGTCATCACGTTGCTCGCCGTCGTTTCGGTGGTACGCGGCCTGGACCGCGGCATCAAGGTGCTGTCGGGATTCAACATGACCCTTGCCCTTGCCCTGTTGCTCGCGGTCATCGTGATCGGCCCGACGGGTGAGATTCTGGTCACCGCCGCCAGGGGCGCGTTGGCCTATGGCGCGAACCTGGTGCCGCTGGCGGTGCCGTTCGGTCGTGAGGACACGGGCTTCTCGCATGACTGGACCACGTTCTACTGGGCCTGGTGGGTGTCCTGGTCGCCGTTCGTCGGCATGTTCATCGCCCGAGTGTCCCGCGGCCGGACCGTGCGCGAGTTCGTCGTGTGCGTGATTCTCATCCCGACCCTGCTGTCGATCGTCTGGATGGCGGCCTTCGGCGGCACGGCGATCTCCCAGACGATCGCGGACGGCACGGCGCCGGTGGCGTCGGCGGCCCAGGAGGTCATGCTCTTCCGGATGGTCGAGCAGTTCCCGCTCAGCGCGGTGCTGTCGCTCGCCGGCATCGTCCTCGTGCTCGTGTTCTTCGTCACTTCGTCCGACTCCGGCTCGCTCGTCGTCGACACGATCACCGCGGGCGGGAAGGAAGACGTGCCGACCAGCCAGCGTGTCTTCTGGGCCACGCTCGAAGGTGTCGTCGCCGCGGTCCTGCTCCTGGTCGGCGGCACCGGCGCGCTGGACGCCCTGCGGGCGATGACCGTCTCGACGGGCCTGCCGTTCACCCTGGTGCTGCTGGCCATGTGCTACAGCATCTGGGTCGGCCTGTGGGCCGCGGTGCGGGAGAGGAGCGGCGTCTGA
- a CDS encoding ABC transporter substrate-binding protein has product MPMIIRLATAGLAALLVTGCLGHPAAPARSAMFDYDPGADPITNPDSLFAPFDPERADTEATINRYSLDQPTSLNPLFIRAWTDGFLYRLLFDPIAHRAPDLTAEWNPAMVDEVEELEGGLVHRIKLHAGMRWHDGAPVTSEDVRFSLEAIADDNVPAVDYKYKAAEIEEIRIIDDITFDVVHRQVSALRIDNLYFPIVPAHILNNPEERAADPTLRTSPYYNRYLRELGIGNGPFRFVEWIHADRVVVERWEDYHHDKPPIRRQAITTHSDRNAALLQFRKGQLDDIWLTVQQHGSQTNDEDFHAAGVKAWGPRWMQAYIGWQQGGNNHFFGDVRVRRAMAHAYDAERVLRQVSWNVYTRSNGMFPPTHWSHNPDVQPLEYDLDKAAALLDEAGWKTNPDDGWRYKEIDGEQVRFHFMMNLAQSFVDARRMVDIYRDDLRRIGVSFDTEIQENASRSPLLIQHEMIAHVDTYQVFADPDIWRNFFHTEAIENGRNYDSYSNPKVDELFDRSRMELDRDRRAELLRELQAHVQADQPALFLWNYSTTWGFSKRMRGVELGPAGVTAFVPGTRAWWVEREE; this is encoded by the coding sequence ATGCCGATGATCATTCGCCTCGCCACGGCCGGCCTCGCCGCCCTGCTGGTGACGGGCTGCCTGGGCCACCCCGCCGCACCGGCCCGAAGCGCGATGTTCGACTACGACCCGGGCGCCGATCCGATCACCAACCCGGATTCGCTGTTCGCGCCGTTCGACCCGGAGCGGGCCGACACCGAGGCGACGATCAACCGCTACTCGCTCGACCAGCCGACCTCGCTCAATCCCCTGTTCATCCGCGCCTGGACCGACGGCTTCCTCTACCGCCTGCTGTTCGATCCGATCGCTCACCGCGCTCCGGACCTGACCGCGGAGTGGAACCCGGCGATGGTGGACGAGGTCGAGGAGCTGGAGGGCGGCCTCGTCCACCGCATCAAGCTTCACGCCGGCATGCGCTGGCACGACGGCGCGCCGGTCACCTCCGAAGACGTCCGCTTTTCCCTGGAGGCGATCGCCGACGACAACGTGCCGGCGGTCGACTACAAGTACAAGGCGGCCGAGATCGAGGAGATCCGCATCATCGACGACATCACCTTCGACGTCGTCCACCGCCAGGTCTCGGCGCTCCGCATCGACAACCTCTACTTCCCCATCGTCCCCGCCCACATCCTGAACAACCCCGAGGAGCGCGCGGCCGATCCGACCCTGCGCACCAGCCCCTACTACAACCGCTACCTGCGGGAACTCGGCATCGGCAACGGGCCGTTCCGCTTCGTCGAGTGGATCCACGCCGACCGCGTGGTCGTCGAACGCTGGGAGGACTACCACCACGACAAGCCGCCGATCCGCCGCCAGGCCATCACTACCCACAGCGACCGCAACGCCGCCCTGCTCCAGTTCCGCAAGGGACAGCTCGACGACATCTGGCTGACCGTCCAGCAGCACGGCAGCCAGACCAACGACGAGGACTTCCACGCCGCCGGCGTCAAGGCCTGGGGACCGCGCTGGATGCAGGCGTACATCGGCTGGCAGCAGGGCGGCAACAACCACTTCTTCGGCGATGTCCGGGTGCGGCGGGCGATGGCTCACGCCTACGACGCCGAGCGCGTGCTGCGGCAGGTGAGCTGGAACGTCTACACCCGCTCCAACGGCATGTTCCCGCCCACCCACTGGAGCCACAACCCCGACGTCCAGCCGCTCGAGTACGACCTCGACAAGGCAGCCGCGCTGTTGGACGAGGCCGGCTGGAAGACGAACCCGGACGATGGCTGGCGCTACAAGGAGATCGACGGCGAGCAGGTCCGCTTCCACTTCATGATGAACCTGGCGCAGTCCTTCGTCGACGCGCGCCGCATGGTCGACATCTACCGCGACGACCTGCGCCGCATCGGCGTCTCTTTCGACACCGAGATCCAGGAGAACGCGAGCCGCTCGCCGCTGCTGATCCAGCACGAGATGATCGCCCACGTCGACACCTACCAGGTCTTCGCCGACCCGGACATCTGGCGGAACTTCTTCCACACCGAAGCGATCGAAAACGGCCGCAACTACGACAGCTACAGCAACCCCAAGGTCGACGAACTCTTCGACCGCTCCCGCATGGAACTCGACCGCGACCGCCGCGCCGAACTGCTGCGCGAACTGCAGGCCCACGTCCAGGCCGACCAGCCCGCCCTGTTCCTGTGGAACTACAGCACCACCTGGGGCTTCAGCAAGAGGATGCGCGGCGTCGAACTGGGGCCGGCGGGCGTCACCGCGTTCGTCCCCGGTACGCGGGCGTGGTGGGTCGAGCGGGAGGAGTAG